A region of Fimbriimonadaceae bacterium DNA encodes the following proteins:
- the glmU_2 gene encoding Bifunctional protein GlmU, with protein sequence MKGVILAAGKGSRLYPVTHFIPKPLLPLANRITLAYAFDRLHEIGIDEVCVVVGENDSEMREALGNGSAFGLKLDYVRQTQPLGLAHAVGFAKDFVGGQPFVLYLGDAIYSDGFQRHAQRFTESGCANLNIVKPVEDPSRFGVANVEGERIVKLVEKPAAPESNLAMAGMYFFGPQIWSVLPDLKPSARGEYEITDAIQMLVDRGETVLAGVYEGEWFDTGTLDSFLATSRYLTRSERLLPESSQILGEIGEAVVVGEDAKLRCNYIEDSVILPGANVQASGAIRHSIIGGHYRHDGDIEGAIIMEATQRSEARAAK encoded by the coding sequence ATGAAAGGCGTTATTCTGGCCGCGGGCAAGGGCTCCAGGCTTTATCCCGTTACCCACTTCATTCCGAAGCCGCTGCTTCCACTCGCCAACCGTATCACGCTGGCCTATGCCTTCGATCGGCTCCATGAGATCGGCATCGATGAAGTCTGCGTCGTGGTCGGCGAGAATGACTCCGAAATGCGCGAGGCCCTCGGAAACGGCTCGGCTTTTGGATTGAAGCTGGATTACGTGCGGCAGACCCAACCCCTTGGACTTGCTCACGCGGTCGGATTTGCCAAAGACTTCGTGGGTGGGCAGCCGTTCGTGCTCTATCTCGGCGACGCGATCTACTCGGACGGGTTCCAGCGCCACGCCCAGCGCTTTACCGAATCCGGATGCGCCAACCTCAATATCGTCAAGCCGGTGGAAGATCCTTCGCGCTTCGGGGTGGCGAACGTGGAGGGAGAGCGAATCGTCAAGCTCGTTGAAAAGCCTGCGGCGCCGGAGTCCAATTTGGCGATGGCGGGCATGTACTTCTTTGGACCGCAGATTTGGTCGGTCCTGCCCGATCTGAAGCCAAGCGCAAGAGGCGAATACGAGATCACCGATGCCATTCAGATGCTTGTGGATCGGGGAGAGACGGTTCTCGCCGGGGTGTATGAGGGCGAGTGGTTCGATACGGGGACGCTGGACTCGTTTTTGGCGACAAGCCGCTATCTGACGCGTAGCGAACGCCTGCTGCCAGAGAGTTCCCAGATCCTTGGCGAAATTGGCGAGGCGGTCGTCGTCGGCGAGGACGCCAAGCTGCGATGCAACTATATTGAGGACTCTGTGATTCTGCCCGGAGCCAATGTCCAGGCGTCCGGCGCCATCCGCCATTCGATCATCGGCGGGCATTATCGACACGATGGCGATATCGAAGGGGCGATCATCATGGAGGCGACCCAGCGATCCGAAGCCCGAGCCGCCAAGTAA
- the gap gene encoding Glyceraldehyde-3-phosphate dehydrogenase: MALRIGINGFGRIGRLSLRAMLERYKGVFDVVAINDLVDTRTNAHLFKYDSVYGPFNGVVEHDESSITVDGDRFKVFAHTDPGSIPWDEAGVDIVIESTGRFTDATKAVDHRKRGVKKVVISAPAKNEDVTIVLGVNDEMYDPARHHVISNASCTTNGLAPVAKVMHDRFGVQKGLLTTVHAYTNSQSTVDTAKKDVRDARAAALNIVPSSTGAAKAVGLVIPELKGKFTGMAFRVPTPTVSVVDFTALLSREATPEEINAAMKEYADGPLKGIMEYTEEELVSTDLRGNPHSSIFSAVDTVGLGDLVKVVAWYDNEWGYSCRVADICKFLGDNGL, encoded by the coding sequence ATGGCACTGCGCATTGGCATCAACGGATTTGGACGTATCGGCCGCCTATCGCTGAGGGCGATGCTGGAACGATACAAGGGGGTTTTCGACGTGGTCGCCATCAACGACCTGGTCGATACGCGGACCAATGCGCACCTTTTCAAGTACGACAGCGTTTACGGCCCCTTCAACGGAGTGGTCGAGCATGACGAGTCGTCCATCACCGTGGACGGCGACCGGTTCAAGGTCTTCGCCCATACCGATCCGGGGTCGATTCCCTGGGACGAGGCAGGGGTCGACATCGTCATCGAGAGCACGGGTCGATTTACCGATGCAACCAAGGCCGTCGACCACCGCAAGCGCGGCGTGAAGAAGGTCGTGATATCGGCTCCCGCCAAGAACGAGGACGTGACCATCGTTCTCGGTGTGAACGACGAGATGTACGATCCCGCCCGCCACCACGTCATCTCCAACGCATCCTGCACGACCAACGGACTGGCTCCCGTCGCCAAGGTGATGCATGACCGGTTTGGCGTCCAAAAGGGCCTCCTGACCACTGTGCATGCTTACACGAACTCCCAGAGCACGGTCGATACCGCCAAAAAGGATGTGCGAGATGCACGCGCGGCGGCGTTGAACATCGTTCCGAGCAGCACGGGCGCGGCGAAGGCGGTCGGCCTGGTTATCCCCGAGCTGAAGGGCAAATTTACCGGCATGGCGTTTCGGGTTCCGACCCCGACCGTGAGCGTGGTCGACTTCACCGCCCTGCTATCGCGAGAGGCCACTCCCGAGGAGATCAACGCCGCGATGAAGGAGTATGCCGACGGCCCTCTTAAAGGGATCATGGAGTACACGGAGGAGGAGCTCGTGAGCACCGACCTTCGCGGCAACCCGCATTCGTCGATCTTCAGCGCGGTCGATACGGTGGGACTGGGAGACTTGGTGAAGGTCGTCGCGTGGTACGACAACGAATGGGGTTACAGCTGCCGTGTCGCTGACATTTGCAAGTTCCTGGGCGACAACGGTCTGTAG